In one window of Mytilus trossulus isolate FHL-02 chromosome 7, PNRI_Mtr1.1.1.hap1, whole genome shotgun sequence DNA:
- the LOC134724586 gene encoding somatostatin receptor type 2-like: MEAVTHLNGPGNISSAVTDIVSNFTVLLRNVTDMLDYCDYNLTDSKGMSNSTPSAGLTFNKAAITIFLITSYVIIFFVGIVGNSLVIYVVLRFAKMKTVTNLYILNLAISDASFLISLPFIITTTLLQHWIFGTAMCKIYNVLYSINFVTSVLTLTVLSGDRYLAVCHPIRSGKYRTLNIAYFICLIIWSLSFLVMLPIILYSTTVSNYKDPSLKTCTIQWPSNQLLPQGKAFTWYTFLLGFAIPVSMITMFYSSVIVRLTCVGQMIKSKGKRKSHRKVTKLVLAVILVYVCCWLPHWVFQINLTFLPIYQRLEDWEIYLFNVFTVLTFANSMLNPLLYAFLSDNFRRSFAKAFKCVAAIELDRKTTAGETCNSVYPKSSQKHGEKRNDRHKPKFELDTMKTSNTGFLLSPDENVNTSLLDTSSVYVDKESQTQQDDI; encoded by the coding sequence ATGGAAGCAGTAACACATTTAAATGGACCCGGAAACATATCTAGTGCTGTTACCGATATAGTCTCTAATTTTACTGTGTTATTACGCAATGTTACAGACATGTTAGACTACTGCGATTACAACTTAACAGACTCTAAAGGGATGTCTAATTCTACACCATCCGCTGGTTTGACATTCAATAAGGCGGCGATAACCATTTTCCTCATCACTTCATACGttataattttctttgttgGTATCGTGGGGAATTCTTTAGTGATCTATGTGGTCCTGAGATTTGCAAAAATGAAAACTGTAACGAatttatatatactaaatttagcgATATCAGATGCATCGTTTCTGATAAGTCTTCCGTTTATCATAACGACAACACTTTTGCAGCATTGGATATTCGGAACAGCGATGtgtaaaatatacaatgtactgTATTCGATCAATTTCGTTACAAGTGTTTTAACTTTAACAGTGTTAAGCGGTGATAGATATCTTGCCGTTTGCCACCCGATACGATCTGGAAAATATCGCACCCTTAATATAGCTTATTTCATATGCTTAATTATCTGGTCATTGTCATTTCTGGTGATGTTGCCAATCATTTTATATTCCACCACTGTTTCAAATTACAAAGATCCTTCTCTAAAGACATGTACAATTCAATGGCCTTCAAACCAGCTACTTCCGCAAGGAAAGGCCTTCACCTGGTATACATTCCTTCTTGGTTTTGCCATTCCTGTGTCAATGATAACTATGTTTTACTCTTCGGTTATTGTTAGACTTACATGTGTTGGTCAGATGATAAAATCGAAGGGAAAACGTAAATCGCATAGAAAAGTGACCAAGCTTGTTCTTGCAGTTATTTTAGTGTATGTTTGTTGCTGGTTGCCGCATTGGGTATTTCAGATAAATCTGACATTTCTGCCTATTTACCAACGACTAGAGGACTgggaaatatatttgtttaatgtttttacagttTTAACATTTGCAAATAGCATGCTCAATCCGTTATTGTATGCCTTTCTAAGTGACAATTTCAGGAGAAGTTTTGCTAAAGCTTTTAAATGCGTAGCAGCAATAGAACTAGATAGAAAAACAACAGCCGGAGAAACATGTAACAGTGTGTATCCGAAATCTTCACAAAAACATGGAGAGAAAAGAAATGATCGACACAAACctaaatttgaacttgataCAATGAAAACATCGAATACGGGGTTTCTCCTCTCACCAGATGAAAACGTGAACACTTCACTCCTTGACACTAGCAGTGTGTATGTAGATAAAGAAAGCCAAACGCAGCAAGATGACATTTAA